The region TTATGATGGGTCTAGGTTTGTTTGTGGTATCTAACATTCTCGCTGTTCTTTTGCCCGGGTATGGATTGTTTGTAGTTGCCCGCATCATTATGGCCATAGGCGCAGGGGTAGTGGTTGTTACCGCCTTAAACATCGCAGCGAAAATTGCCCCAGAGGGTAAACAAGCAAGTGCGATTGCAACGGTCGTAATGGGCTTTACAGCATCATTAATCATAGGCGTACCTCTTGGGCGCATTGCAGCGGATACGCTTGGCTGGAAATCTGTGTTCGGGGGAATCGCCCTTTTAGGGATTATCGCAATGATTATACTTTCTTTCGCCATCCCGCGTGTTAAGGGAGATGAACCTATTCCATTAAGGCAACAATTACGTTTGCTACAAAAGCCTAAGGTCGCACTGGGACTCTCGATTACCTTCTTTTGGCTTGGCGGATATTCGGTAGCATATACGTATCTTTCACCGTATCTGCTTGAAGTATCGGGCATAAATGATAAATATCTCAGCGGAGCTTTGCTTATATTTGGAATAGCCAGCATGATAGGCTCCAAAATCGGTGGCTTCAGCACAGACCGGTGGGGGGTTAACCGAACCTTATTCAGCGGGTTGATACTCCATATTGTAATGCTGATCCTATTGTCTTTAGTAACGAATACACTCATTGGTGTAATGGTTGTGCTATTGTTGTGGTCCTTCTCCGCATGGTCCTCTGGTCCAACGCAGCAATATCATTTAACGACAATTGAACCCGAAGCGTCAGGTGTGATGCTTGGCCTTAATCAGTCTATGATGCAGCTTGCTATGGCAGCGGGTGCTGGGATAGGGGGAGTAGCTATTGAAGCAGTCTCGCTTGTATCTATTACATGGATTGGTGCTGTTGGGGTTGCGATTGCTATAATCGCTACGCTCATTTTATATAGAATGAATTCTAAATCAGAGATGAATGTTCAACATCTAGTTCAGAACCAGTGAATGTTGCTAACCTTGCAGAAATACATCTGGTGACAAAAAAACGGTGGCCGGTTATTCCGGGCACCGCTTTTTTCATCCTATTCCCCGACTCTATACCATAGTTCACAATATTCATAGCCATCTGCGCTTGTACCATACATTTCGAAATTGCCGCCATCTAGAATCGTATAGGTTGATGTTGGCAGCCATTCCGAGAAGATACGATTCTTCAAAGACCGTAAATCATACTTGCCGCTGCCATTCCCATCATGGAGTGTTGAGAATACGACCCACGTAGCTGCGGGAACATCAACCACAGTGTATCCTTTCACTTGGCTGCCTGGCGCTTTGTAGCACCCGATTAGGTATGGGAAGGTCGAGTTGCTAGTGAAGGTATAGGCATCGAAGGCAAAGACCGCTCCAAGCTCCTTACTGAAATTGCCTTCGTCTCTCCAAGCCCCGCTTACTGATTGGGCTAAACGTTCGAACTCACCATTCTTGAATATATTTTGCCAGACCTCCGGGATCGTTACGCCCGCTTCATTCGCAATAGTGTCGTAGTGGTAGATATCCTCCAGCCCATACACTTGAAAAGCATCCCGTTTCTCCATCCGGTAATTCATTCCGGTCACTCCCTTTAAGATGATTTGAAAGGAGATGCGGGGATAGGCTCTTAACTCACTTCCGGCATTGCGCGCTAATGTAGGCGTCATTCCATGCAGATTGTGAAATGCACGGGAGAAGGCTTCCGGTGATTCATACCTGTACTTCAAGGCTATCTCCAGCACAGTGTTCTTTCTGTCCTTTAGATCAAACGCAGCCAGCGTCAGTCTTCTGCGCCTGATATATTCGGACAAGGGGAC is a window of Paenibacillus sp. FSL H3-0469 DNA encoding:
- a CDS encoding MFS transporter yields the protein MSVSWKVYILAIVSFLVGTSEYILSGILDKVSLSLGVSVAAAGQLITIFSLVYAIFTPILMAVTAGIDRRKLIMMGLGLFVVSNILAVLLPGYGLFVVARIIMAIGAGVVVVTALNIAAKIAPEGKQASAIATVVMGFTASLIIGVPLGRIAADTLGWKSVFGGIALLGIIAMIILSFAIPRVKGDEPIPLRQQLRLLQKPKVALGLSITFFWLGGYSVAYTYLSPYLLEVSGINDKYLSGALLIFGIASMIGSKIGGFSTDRWGVNRTLFSGLILHIVMLILLSLVTNTLIGVMVVLLLWSFSAWSSGPTQQYHLTTIEPEASGVMLGLNQSMMQLAMAAGAGIGGVAIEAVSLVSITWIGAVGVAIAIIATLILYRMNSKSEMNVQHLVQNQ
- a CDS encoding helix-turn-helix domain-containing protein, which encodes MEWLERMNRAISYIEDNLEQDIAYDQIAKIALCSVYQFQRMFSFVLDVPLSEYIRRRRLTLAAFDLKDRKNTVLEIALKYRYESPEAFSRAFHNLHGMTPTLARNAGSELRAYPRISFQIILKGVTGMNYRMEKRDAFQVYGLEDIYHYDTIANEAGVTIPEVWQNIFKNGEFERLAQSVSGAWRDEGNFSKELGAVFAFDAYTFTSNSTFPYLIGCYKAPGSQVKGYTVVDVPAATWVVFSTLHDGNGSGKYDLRSLKNRIFSEWLPTSTYTILDGGNFEMYGTSADGYEYCELWYRVGE